The Carassius auratus strain Wakin chromosome 27, ASM336829v1, whole genome shotgun sequence genome includes a region encoding these proteins:
- the LOC113044972 gene encoding proteasome subunit beta type-5-like: MALSSVLRSESADFADSFNQPFAHGCGLKQAGLGFGEAVDDSLNFAVKPLGEGDEPERKIEFLHGTTTLAFKFQHGVIVAVDSRATAGSYIASQTVKKVIEINPYLLGTMAGGAADCSFWERLLARQCRIYELRNKERISVAAASKLLANMVYQYKGMGLSMGTMVCGWDKRGPGLYYVDSEGNRVCGDLFAVGSGSMYAYGVVDSGLRHDLTVEEACDLGRRAIYQATYRDAYSGGQVNLYRVHSDGWERVSQEDVLQLHIKYESEKA, translated from the exons ATGGCCCTTTCTAGTGTGTTGAGGAGTGAGTCTGCGGATTTTGCAGATAGTTTCAACCAGCCTTTTGCGCACGGTTGTGGCCTAAAACAGGCAGGTCTCGGGTTTGGAGAAGCGGTGGATGATAGTCTGAATTTCGCTGTGAAACCGCTGGGTGAAGGGGATGAACCGGAGAGAAAAATCGAGTTTCTTCACGGCACGACCACCTTAGCATTCAAA TTTCAGCATGGCGTCATTGTGGCTGTGGATTCCAGAGCAACAGCTGGTTCCTACATTGCTTCACAGACCGTGAAGAAGGTGATTGAAATCAACCCGTACCTGCTTGGCACCATGGCGGGAGGAGCCGCGGACTGCAGCTTCTGGGAGCGTCTGCTGGCCAGGCAGTGTCGCATCTATGAGCTGCGCAACAAAGAGCGCATTTCAGTGGCGGCTGCCTCCAAGCTACTGGCTAACATGGTGTATCAGTACAAAGGCATGGGCCTCAGCATGGGTACGATGGTCTGCGGCTGGGACAAAAGAGGACCAG GGCTCTACTATGTGGACTCTGAGGGCAACCGAGTGTGCGGAGACCTGTTCGCAGTTGGTTCGGGATCCATGTACGCCTACGGTGTTGTCGACAGTGGTCTTCGCCATGACCTGACTGTAGAAGAAGCATGCGACCTGGGCCGCCGCGCCATCTACCAAGCTACTTACCGTGACGCCTACAGCGGAGGCCAAGTCAACCTCTACCGTGTCCACAGCGACGGCTGGGAAAGGGTCTCGCAGGAAGATGTGCTTCAGTTGCACATTAAATACGAGAGTGAGAAAGCATAG
- the LOC113044973 gene encoding protein arginine N-methyltransferase 5-like yields MASGGAGSRVSCGRDLSCVPEVADTLAAVAKLGFDFLCMPLFHPRFRREYELDPAKSRPGAQTRSDLLLCGRDWNTLIVGKLSPWIETDSELTIERRNSEEALVQELNFCAYLGLPAFMIPLRGPHCANLARILLNHIHTGHHSCMFWIRVPLLAPEDTREDLIENESSKQMDDGSNDEKTWAWWHSFRTLCDYNKRICLAIEIGADLPSDTLIDKWLGEPIKAAILPTSIFLTNKKGFPVLSKAHQRVIFRLFKLEAQFIFTGANRHSEKDLRSYLQYLEYLNQNRPAPNAYEVFAKGYEDYLQSPLQPLMDNLESQTYEVFEKDPIKYSQYQQAVYRCLLDRVPEEQMETNVQVLMVLGAGRGPLVNASLRAAKQAKRKLRVYAVEKNPNAVVTLENWKFEEWGDQVTVVSCDMREWTAPEKADIIVSELLGSFGDNELSPECLDGAQHFLKDDGISIPSSYTSFLAPLSSSKLYNEVRGCRERDKDPECHFETPYVVRLHNFHQLADPKPCFTFVHPTTDMNNNRYQCLRFLIGCNSVLHGFAGYFEATLYKDVTLSIKPETHSPGMFSWFPILFPLKQPIPLSSGDNVSVRFWRCNNGKKVWYEWAVTEPICSAIHNPSGRSYTIGL; encoded by the exons ATGGCGTCCGGCGGTGCAGGTAGCAGGGTCTCCTGCGGGAGAGATTTGAGTTGTGTTCCCGAAGTGGCGGATACCCTCGCTGCGGTCGCCAAATTAGG CTTTGATTTCCTGTGCATGCCGCTGTTCCACCCGCGGTTCCGACGGGAGTATGAACTGGACCCTGCTAAATCACGACCCGGAGCCCAAACCCGCTCTGACCTGCTGTTATGTGGCAGAG ATTGGAACACACTTATCGTGGGAAAGCTGTCACCCTGGATTGAGACAGACTCAGAGCTGACCATAGAACGCAGGAATTCAGAAGAA GCGCTGGTACAGGAGCTCAATTTCTGTGCTTATCTGGGTTTGCCAGCTTTCATGATCCCCCTAAGGGGTCCGCACTGTGCCAACCTGGCTCGAATCCTGCTTAACCACATCCACACAGGACACCACTCTTGCATG TTTTGGATACGCGTTCCACTGTTGGCCCCCGAGGACACGCGTGAAGATCTCATTGAGAACGAGTCATCTAAACAAATGGATGATGGCAGCAATGACGAGAAGACCTGGGCATG GTGGCACTCATTCAGAACACTCTGTGACTATAACAAGAGGATTTGCCTTG CTATTGAAATCGGCGCAGACTTGCCATCTGACACGTTAATCGACAAGTGGCTTGGAGAGCCAATCAAAGCAGCCATTCTCCCCACCAGCATTTTTCTAACCAATAAAAAAGGGTTTCCGGTCCTTTCGAAAGCCCACCAGCGAGTCATCTTTCGCCTCTTTAAG CTGGAGGCTCAGTTTATTTTCACAGGGGCAAACCGCCACAGTGAGAAAGACTTGCGCTCGTACCTGCAGTATCTAGAGTACCTCAACCAAAACCGTCCAGCGCCTAATGCCTACGAGGTCTTCGCCAAAGGCTATGAAGATTACCTTCAGTCACCACTGCAG CCTTTAATGGACAATTTGGAATCACAGACGTATGAAGTTTTCGAAAAGGATCCCATCAAATATTCTCAGTACCAACAG GCTGTATATAGATGTCTACTAGACAGAGTTCCTGAAGAACAGATGGAAACAAATGTGCA GGTTTTGATGGTACTAGGTGCAGGTCGTGGTCCACTGGTAAATGCCTCACTTCGTGCTGCAAAACAGGCTAAGAGGAAACTGCGTGTGTATGCCGTCGAAAAGAACCCAAATGCTGTTGTCAC GCTGGAGAACTGGAAATTTGAGGAGTGGGGTGATCAGGTGACTGTTGTGTCATGTGACATGAGGGAATGGACTGCTCCAGAGAAAGCAGATATCATTGTGAGTGAGCTTTTAGGGTCATTCGGAGACAATGAGCTTTCACCCGAGTGCCTTGATGGAGCGCAGCACTTCCTCAAAG aTGATGGCATAAGCATTCCTAGCTCTTACACATCTTTTCTGGCTCCACTGTCCTCCTCTAAACTATATAATGAAGTGCGTGGGTGTCGGGAGCGGGACAAAGACCCTGAGTGCCATTTTGAGACACCATATGTTGTCAGACTACACAACTTCCACCAACTTGCAGACCCCAAACCCTGCTTCACCTTCGTACATCCCACCACAG ATATGAATAATAACCGGTATCAATGTCTACGGTTCTTGATTGGATGTAATTCAGTGCTTCACGGCTTTGCTGGATATTTTGAGGCCACACTCTACAAAGATGTCACACTCA GTATAAAACCTGAAACACACTCTCCTGGGATGTTCTCCTGGTTCCCCATTCTATTCCCTTTGAAA CAGCCGATCCCGCTGTCCAGTGGTGATAACGTGAGCGTGAGGTTCTGGAGGTGTAACAATGGAAAGAAGGTCTGGTATGAATGGGCTGTGACTGAGCCTATATGCTCCGCCATTCACAACCCTTCTGGCCGCTCTTACACCATCGGCCTGTAG